CCAGCTCAACGACGCCTTCATCGCGGCCACGCCCGTGGAGAGCAGCAAGGCGCTGCCCGCGCCGGTGCTCGTCACCCCGGACGAGGTGCGCACGGGCGGTCCCCGGGCCGCGGCGCTCGAGGGTGTGCTGGTGGAGGTCAACGACGTCTTCGTGACGAAGGTGGACTCCGGCTTCGGCGAGTTCGTCGTCGACACCACGAAGGGCTCGGACCCCGCGGCCAAGGGCCTCGCCGTGGATGACTACTTCTACAAGCCCTCGCCCCTGCCGGCGGTGGGCACGGAGTTCCACCGGGTCCGCGGCATCCTGAACTGGCGCAACAATGCCTCCAAGCTGGAGCCGGTTGGCGCCAATGATCTGCTCGGACCGCAGCCGGCGCTCGTCGCCTTCGGCTCGACCTCCGAGCAGTTCATCCGCTTGGGTTCCACCTGTGACGCCGGCTGCTCCATCATTGGCGCGACGAAGCTGCGGGTGACCATTGCCAGCACCTACGGCGATGACGTGGTGGTCGATGTCGCCTCCACCGACCGGGGCGTGCTGGAGGTGGCCGGTACCGGCAAGGTGGTCATCCCCGCCGGGCAGACCAGCGCCGAGGTGAAGCTCATCCCGAGGGCCAGGTCCGCGGGCGTGAAGCTGCTCGCGTCGCTGCGCGGCGTGGACCTGGAGAGCACGGTGCGCGTGCTGGCCATCGACGAGGCGGCCACGCTCAAGGCGCTCACGCCCGACCCGGTCGTCACCGCGCCGGGCTTCGAGGCGACGCTCACCGCCACCCTGGACATCCCCGCGCCCACGGGGACCTCTGTCGACGTCATCGTGACGCCGGCGACGCTCGGGACGGTGGCGTCCCTGCCGTTGAGCGTCACGCCGGACGCCACCTCGGTCCGTTTCACCTTCCTCGCCAGCCGGGATGCGGCCCTCACGGACACGGGAACCATCACGGTCAAGCTGGGCGCCAGCGAGGTGTCGTCCCAGGTCAGCTTCACCGATGCCCTTCCGAAGGTGGAGAGCATCTCCCCGACCCCGGTCACCGTCTTCCAGGGCACGACCCAGACGTTCACGGTGACGCTGGACAAGGTGGCGGAGGGTGACATGGTGGTGAAGCTCGCGGTGGTGCCTCCCACGGGCAGCACGGCGGCCTTCGGGACGCTCCCCGACACGATGGTGGTGCCCATGGGCAGCAAGTCGGGCACCTTCGTCTTCACCGCGGACGCGGCGGGCACGGGCACGGGCGGTGTGAAGGCTTCGCTCGGAACCTCGGAGCGTACCGCCAGCGTGACGGTGCGCGCGCCGTACCCGAAGATCGTCTCCATCAGCCCGACCACGGCCAGGCTGATCCCCCATGCGTCGCGCAAGTTCACCGTGACGCTCGACAAGAACGCCGAGGCCGGTGGGTTCATCGTGACGCTCGCCCTCACGCCGTCCACGATCGGCTCGGTCCCCGCGACCGTCACCATCCCCGTGGACACCAAGACGGCCGAGGTGACGTTCAAGGCGGGCCCGTCGGACATGACCGGCAAGCTCGAGGCCTCCAACGACCTGGCCCCGGGCAGCTCGGTCTCGGCGGACATCGTCGTGGAGTCGCTGCCCCCGCACCTGGTCATCAGCGAGTTCGCTCCGCAGGGCACGGGCGCCACGGGCACGGGCACCGTCGCCACCAATGAGTTCATCGAGCTCTACAACCCGACCAGCGAAGAGGTGGACCTGGCGGGCTGGGTGGTCCAGTACAAGAGCGCCACGGGCACGAGCTACTCGGGCTCGTTCCCGCTGCCCGCGGGAGCGAAGATCGCCTCCCATGGCTACTACCTGGTGGTCTCGGGCGGCTACCTGGGGACCGTGACGGGTGACGCGAACTACGTCACCGCGCTCTCCATGGCCGCGGGAGCGACCGGTGGTGGTCACGTGCGTCTGGGCAAGCCGGGGACTACCTCGGCGATCGATGATCCGCTGGTGGTGGACACGGTGGGCTACGGGATTGGCAACTCTCCCGAGGGTGTCGCCATCACCCCGATGGCCGCCGTGGCCGGCAGCTTCGAGCGCAAGGCACTCGTCACCTCGACCGTCGACACGATGGCCGCGGGTGGGGCCGACGCGGCGAAGGGCAACGGCTACGACTCCAACGACAACTCGGTGGACTTCGTGCTGCGTGCCACGCGCGATCCGCAGAACTCGGCGAGCCCGACCGAGCAGCCCTGACGGATGCGGGCCCTGTCCGCCTCCTCCGGGGGGCGGGCGGGGCCGGTGAAGTCCCAACGCCCTCCGTGTCACGCAGTCCGGGTGACGCGGGGGGCGTTGCCGTTTCAGCGCGTGACGGTGCCTTCCACCAGCAACTGCGCCAGGGTCGTGAGCGTGGCGTCGTACGTCACCGACTCGCGGAACAGGTTCTGGTGCAGCACCGCGCCGATGAAGCCGCCGATGATGCTGTGCGCGGCCTGACCCGCGTCCACGTCCAGGCGGAACTCCTTCGTCTTGTTCTGGCCGTAGCGGATGATGTTCTCCGCCGCCGCGACGTAGATGCCCAGCTTCTCCCGGATGGCCTCGGCCACCCGGTCGTTGTTCTCCGCGGACTCCGCCGACACCATCCCGAAGAAGATGCCGTACTCGCGGTGGTAGCGCAGGAACTGCTGCGTGCGCTCCATGAACGTCTTGAGCTGCACGCGCGCCGGATGCGTGCGGTGCTCGCTCAGCACTTCCTGGAACTCGGCCATGTAGCGCCCGTGCAGCTCGTCGATGGCCGCCAGCAGCAGATCCTCCTTCGTCGGGAAGTGCCAGTAGAGCGCCCCCGGGGTCATCCGGATGGCCTTGGCCAGCTGCGCCATCGTCGTCGCGAGGATTCCCCGTCGCGCGAACAGCGTGATGGCCGCCTCCAGGATCTCCACTCGCGTCCGAGCCGCGCGCTCCTGCTTGATCTCCCGTTTCGCCGCTGCCTTACGCATCTGGCCAGGCATCCTACCCAGCCCCGGCCAGTTGCGACACGGCTCGCGTCACGCCAGGAGCGTCACCTTGACGATTTCCGGCGGGGCGGCCACCCGCAGAGGCGGGCCCCAGAAGCCCGTGCCCCGGCTCACGTAGATGTGGCTGTCTCCCTCGCGGAACAGGCCCGCGTCGTGCTCCCACATGGCGGACACCACCAGGTTGAAGGGGAAGAACTGCCCCCCGTGCGTGTGCCCGGACAGCTGCAGCCCCATGCCCGCCTTCAGCGCGTGCTCGCGCCAGCCCGCCGGTTGGTGCGCGAGCAGCACCGAGGCGCGCGAGGGGTCCCTCCCCGCCGTGGCCGCCGACAGATCATAGCCGCGCTCGGGGAAACCGGAGCGTTGGGCGCTCCAGTCGTCCACGCCCACCAGGTCGAACGAGGCCCCCGGCTCGCCGATGCGCACGTGGCGGTTGCGCAGCACCGTCACGCCCATGCGCGTGAGCGCCTCGGCCCACTCCTCGTCACCCGAGTAGTACTCGTGGTTGCCGGTGACGAAGTACGTGCCGTGCCGCGAGCGCAGGTTGCCCAGTGCGCCCACCCCGTGCGCCAGCTGCGCCACCCGGCCGTCCACCAGGTCTCCCGTGATGCACACCAGGTCGCCCTTGAGGGCGTTGCACTGCGCCACCACCGCGTCCATGAAGCGGCGCTGGATGAGTGGCCCCACGTGCACGTCGCTCAGCTGGATGATGCTGAAGCCGTCCAGCGCCTTGGGCAGGCCGGGCAGCTTCACCGCCACCTCGTTCACCACCGGCGGGTGGAAGGCGCGCCACGTGCCATAGCCGACCATGCCTCCGGTGGCCGCCAGCGCCGCCCCCGCCGTCGTCCGGGCGAGGAACTGCCGCCGCGCTTCATCCACCACCGGGTCCACCACCGGCGCCACGGGGGCCTTCGCCACGCGGCGGCGCTTCAGCCAGCCGGTCAGCGTGCGCAGGCCCCCCAGCGACAGCACCGCCAGCAGCAGGTAGATGGCCACGCTCATCCAGAACCAGTTGAGCTGGGAGAGGACGGACGCCGTCTCCCCGGGCAGCAGGCGGGGCACGAACCACCAGCTCGTCATGAGCGTGGCCAGCAGCCCCATCAACACCACGCCGGCCCGCCGCCAGTGGGGGTGCTTCGCCGTGTCCCGGAAGAGCCGGCGGTACAGGTAGACGTGCCCGAGCACCACGAGCAGGGACATGGTGCCGAAGATGATGAGGGATTGAAGCGTGAAGCGCATGAGGGTTCCAATACTCACCGGCGCCGCGCGCGCCGCAACCCCATCGTACGTGAAGAAACGTGAAGCCGCGCCCTCACCCCAGCATCGCGCGGAGGGCGCCGGGCAGCTCGGGGTGCTGGAAGTGGTAGCCCGCCTCGAGCGCGCGCCGGGGCAGCACCCGCTGGCCTCCCAGCACGGCCTCGGACATGTCCCCCATCACCACCTTCAGCGCGAAGCCGGGCACGGGCAGCACCGCCGGCCGGTGGAGCGCCGCCCCCAGGGCCCGCGCGAAGTCCGCGTTCGTCACCGGCTCCGGTGCCGTCACGTTCATCGGGCCCTTGAGCTCCGGGTGCTCCAGCGCGAAGAGCAGCAGGCCCAGCGTGTCCTCCCGGTCCACCCAACTCAGGTACTGCTGCCCCGAGCCCATCCTCCCGCCCATGCCCAGGCGGAAGAGGGGCAGCATCTGTTGGAGCGCGCCGCCTTCCGGGTGCACCACCACGCCGATGCGCGCCAGCACCGTGCGGATGCCCGCCTCGGCGGCCCGCTGCGCCTCGGCCTCCCAGGCCCGGCACACCTGGGCGAGGAAGTCGTCCCCGGGGGCGCTGCTCTCCGTGAGCGGCTCCGCGCCCCGGTCTCCGTAGTAGCCGATGGCCGAGGCCGACACGAAGTGCCGCACCGTGCCCGCCGCCCGCATGGCCTCCACCAGCAGCCGCGTGCCCACCACCCGGCTGTCGCGGATGCGCTGGCGCGCGCTCTGCGTCCACCGCTGCGCCACCGGCTCGCCCGCCAGGTGCACCACCGCGTCGGCTCCCCCCAGCGCGTCCGGGGACAGCGGCGTGGCCGCGTCGAAGAAAGCGCCACTCACGCCCGCGGGCAGCCCGCTCAGCGTGCGCTCCACGTTGCGCGCCAGCACGTGCACCGTGTGGCCCTTCTCCATCAACCGCTGGACGAAGAGCGGGCCGAGGAAGCCACTGGCTCCAGTGAGGGCGACCTTCATGGGTGGCGCTCCTCGGGAATCTCCCGGCCGAGCAGGCTACCGAGCGTCTGGAAGAAAGCCCGCTGATCCTCGTCCTTCATGCGGCCCGAGTACCGGTAGACGAGCGTCCCCTGTCCGTCCAGCAGCAACACCGAGGACGTCTTGGTGGGCAGGCTCCACGGCGCCGTCCCCAGCGTGCCCTTCAAGTCCACCAGGATGGGAATGCCCCACTTCTTCTCCTCGTCGCGCACGTAGGACAGCGCGATGCCCCGGGCGGGGAAGAAGTCGAACGACTCCAGGTTGGCCACCGCCACCACGAACGCCGCGTCCAGCAGTCCCAGCTCCTGGCCCCGGGAGAAGAGGGCCTCCTTCAAGGACGAGTTGAGTGTCGTGGAGTGGCGATCCTCATAAAAAAGAATGACGGGTTTTCCCCGCCATCTCGAGATTGCCACTTCCTTTCCGTTGGAACCCCGCAAGGTTGCGTCCATTGGACCAACCTGTGGCTCGGCGGCGGCGAGAGATGGACTCGCGACCAACAGAGCAGCCGTCAGCATGCCAGCAATCCGTGCAGTCATCGGGGCCTCCTGTGAACGAAGCTTGTACGAACCTTGAACATAGCCTTGACAGAGCCTGGACGCAAAGGTTACCTCCAGCACAGAAGTCACTCATCCGCCGGGAGGAAGGTTGTATGGGGCTCACGCCCTTCACCGTTGCAGCGCCCATGCCGGCTCCCTCGGTGGAGCAGGCGTGGCTGCAGCTGGTGCAGGCCCGGGTGGATGCGTCGCTGACGGAGCTGCTGGAGCTGCCGGACGAGTCCAGGTTGGACATTCGTTGGACGCAGGCGCTCGGACATGTCCGCGAGTACGTGTCGCGCCCCACCTGGCGGGTGCGCCCGGCGCTGCTGCTGGCGGGCTACTGCCTGGCGCGGGGCTCGGCGTCCGTGCCGGCCGGGCTGTGGCGCTTCGCCGCGGGGCTGGAGCTGCTGCACGCCTGCATGGCCATCCATGACGACACGGCGGAGCAGTCGGTGCTGCGGCGCGGAGGGCTGACGCTGCACCACCAGCTGGCGCCGGGCGCCACCGGTCAGCACCTGTCCGTGGTGGTGGGGGATCATCTCTTCGCCCGCGCCATGGAGACGCTGCTGGGCTCGGAGCTGCCGGGGGCCACGCAGGCCAGCCAGTACTACCTGAAGCTGTGCCGCTACTCGGCGGTGGGGCGCTACGTGGAGCTGCAGCGGGGCGGCGCGTGTCTGAGCGCCGGGGGCGTGCTCCAGGCCTGGCGTCTGGCGCGTTTGCGGATGGTGCGCGAGGGCCTGGCCCCGGCCCTGGTGTGCGGGGCGATGCTGGCCGGAGCGGATGCGGAGCTGCGGCTGCGGCTGGCGCGCGTGGGCTGCCACGTGGGGCTCGCCTACGAGCTGCGCGAGGAGTTGCTGGGCCTCTTCGGGGAGGCGCGCGTCGGCGTCCGGGCCCCGCGGTGCGACTTCCTCCGGGGCCGGCGCACCTTCCCGGTGGTGGCGGCCTGGTCCCGGGCGCTTCCCGAGGCGCGCCGGGAGCTGGAGACGCTGTGGAGCCTGCCCACGGAGCGCCGGGACGAGCCCGCGCTCGGGCGGATGCGCCGGCTGGTGGAGGAGAGCGGGGGACGCAGCGCCACCGAGCACCTGGTGACACGGGCGACGCACGGCGCGGTGCGCGCGCTCGCGGAGCTGCCCAACCCCAATGGTCTGCGCGAGCTGGTGCAGGCCCTCATCGGCCAGCTGGCCCAGCGCATCGTTTGAGAGGAGCCGTATCGTGAGCCGTGGCAAACGACAGGCGGTGGTGGTGGGCGCGGGCGTCGGCGGGCTCGCGGCCGCGGCCCGGCTGGCCCACCAGGGTTTCGAGGTGCAGCTGTTCGAGAAGACAGACGGCCCCGGCGGACGCTGCAACCGCCTCCAGGTGGACGGCTTCACCTGGGACATCGGCCCCACCATCGTCCTCATGCCCGAGGTGTTCCAGGAGACGTTCGCCTCGCTCGGCCGGCGCATGGAGGACTACCTCACGCTGCTGCGGTGTGACCCGAACTACCGCATCCACTACCGCGACGGCTCGGACATCACCTTCACCTCCGAGCTGTGCGCCATGGGGCGCGAGTTGGAACGGATAGAGCCCGGCAGCTACGCGCGCTACCTGGCCTTCCTCGCGCAGGGCCGCACCCAGTACCGCACCAGCCTGGATCACCTGGTGGGCCGCAACTACGCGGGCATCTCCGACTACTTCGCGCCCTCGGTGCTGAAGAAGATTTTCCAGGTGCGCGCCCACCGCCGCATGTACGCGGACGTCAGCCGCTTCTTCCAGGACGAGCGGCTGCGCGCGGCGATGACCTTCCAGACGATGTACCTGGGCGTGTCGCCCTTCGCCTCGCCGGCGGTGTATGGCCTCCTGCCCTTCACGGAGCTGGGCGTGGGCGTGTGGTTCCCCAAGGGGGGCCTGTACGCGATTCCCCTCGCGCTGGAGAAGGTGGCGCGCGAGGAGGGCGTGCGGCTGCACTACGGCACGCCCGTCAAGCGCATCCTCACCGGCGGCTCGCGCGCGGTGGGCGTGCAGCTCGAGGACGGGCAGGTGGTGAAGGCGGACGTGGTGCTCTGTAACGCGGATTTGCCCTACGCGTACGAGAAGCTGTTGGACCCGGGCGTCACCCGGCTCAAGCGCGCGGAGAAGCTCCGCTACACGTCCAGCGGTTACATGCTCTACCTGGGACTCAAGCGCCGCTACGAGGGGCTGAACCACCACAACGTGATCTTCGGCAACGACTACAAGGGCTCGTTCGACGACATCTTCGAGCGCTTCCGCGTCCCCGAGGATCCGAGCTTCTACGTCAACGCTCCGGCCCACACGGACCCGAGCCTCGCGCCGCCGGGCAAGGACTCGCTCTACGTCCTGGTGCCGGTGCCGCACCAGCACCCGGGGTTGGACTGGAAGGTGGAGGGCCCGAAGGTGAGGGCCAAGGTGTTCCGGCGCCTGGCCGAGCTGGGCTACCCGGACCTGGAGCGGGACATCGAAGTGGAGCGCGTCTACACGCCGGATGACTGGGCGTCCACGTTCAACCTGGCCCGGGGAAGTGCTTTCGGGCTGGCGCAGAACTTCTTTCAGATTGGCCCCTTCCGCCCCGCCAACCAGGATGCACGGGTGCGGAACCTGTTCTTCGTAGGGGCTTCCACCCAGCCGGGCACCGGTCTTCCCACGGTGCTCATCTCCGCGCGGCTGGTGGTGGAGCGCATCCTGGCGTGGTCGGGCGCGGCGGATGTGGTGAAGGAGCCCGGTAGTGACGGGCGCGGAGCAATCGAGGAGGCGGCATGAAGAAGTCGGACAACACCCTGGTGGTACGTGGTTACGAGATGGCGGAGCGCGTGACGCGTTTTCACGCCAAGAGCTTCTTCTTCGCTTCCTTCATGCTCTTCGGGATGCGGCGCAAGGCGGCCTTCGCGCTCTATGCCTACTGCCGGCGCCTGGACGACATGGTGGACGTGGCGGATGGCGCGGACCGGGGTGCGGTGCCCGAGGACCTGGGCGAGCGGTTGATCCGCGCGCGCCGGGCCGTGGCCGAGCTCTTCGTGGACTCGCCGGAGCTGGGAGACCCGCGCATGCCTCCGCCCGCCACGCGCGCCAGCGGGGGTGATGGCCCGTGGGACCCGGCCGAGTTCGCCGCGCTCCAGGACGTCATCCGCCGCTTCCGCGTCCCCGAGCAGCCCATGCAGGACCTCATCTCCGGCATGGAGATGGACCTGACGAAGCGCCGCTACGAGAGCTGGGCCGAGCTGGACCTGTACTGCTACCGGGTGGCCGGCGTGGTGGGGCTGATGATGGCGCCCATGCTCGGGTGCTCGGCGGAGTGGGCGCTCGGGCCGGCGGCGGACCTGGGCCGCGCCATGCAGCTCACCAACATCCTCCGGGACGTGAAGGAGGACCTGGACCGCGACCGCGTCTACCTGCCGCGAGAGGAGCTGGCGGCCTTTGGCCTCACGGTGGACGACCTGCGCGCGGGCGTGGTGGATGACCGGTGGCGCGGCTTCATGCGCTTCCAGATCGACCGGGCGCGCGCCTACTACGCGCGGGCGGCGGCGGGCATCCCCGCGCTCACCGGCTTCGGCTGCCAGCGCATGGTGAAGCTGATGGGCTCCATCTACGGGGACATCCTGCGCGTCATCGAGCAGAACGACTACGACGTCTTCAAGGGCCGGCTGTCGGTGCCGGGCAAGCGCAAGCTGGCGTTGGCCTCCACCATCCTGGTGCGGCCGGCGGCGGTGCTGCCCGCGCCGCCGACGCCCGAGGTGTCGGTGCCCCTGCTGCCCAGGGGGGTCACCACGGGAGTGCGGTTATGAGCGACGACAAAGTACAAACGTTGAAGGTGAAGCGCTCCTCGCGCCTGTCGGGTTTCTACCGGCAGACGCCGGAGAGCCGCCGGACCCGGTTGGTGGAGTCGCGCTGGCTGGCGCCGGAGGAGGCCGAGGCGTGCGCGGGCCTGGGTGGTTTCGACGAGGCCTGCGCGGACGCCATGGTGGAGAACGTCATCGGCCTGCACGGCCTGCCGCTGGGCGTGGCGCTCAACTTCGTGGTGAACGCGCAGGACCGGCTGCTGCCCATGGCGGTGGAGGAGCCCTCCATCATCGCCGCGGCCAGCTACGCCGCGCGCCTGTGCGCCGAGGGAGGGGGCTTCTCCGTGTCGTGGGACGAGCCCATCACCACCGCCCAGGTGCAGCTGCTGGAGGTGCCCTCGCTGACGGCGGCCGAGACCGTGCTGCGTACGCGCGCGCCGGAGCTGCTGGCCGAGGCCAACGCCTGCATGGGCGCCATGTGCGCCCGGGGCGGCGGGGCGCGGGAGCTGGAGGTGCGCGTGCTGGACGCCACCACGCTCGTCGTCCACGTGCATGTGGACACCCGGGACGCCATGGGGGCCAACCTCGTCAACGGCCTGGCCGAGCGGATGGCTCCCCGGCTCGCGGCGCTCACCGGCGGCCGGGTGGGGCTCAAGATTCTCACCAACCTGGCGGATCGCCGGAAGGTGTACGTGCGCACGACGGTGCCGGCGTCGGCGCTGGCCTCCGAGGGCTTCCCCGATGGCACGGCGGTGCGTGACGCCATCCTCGAGGCCCAGCTCTTCGCGGAGATGGATCCATACCGGGCCGTCACCCACAACAAGGGCGTGATGAACGGGGTGGACGCGGTGCTGGTGGCGTGCGGCAACGACTGGCGCGCGGTGGAGGCGGGGGCGCATGCGTACGCGGCGCGCTCGGGCGTGTACCGGCCGCTCACCTCATGGAAGCAGGGTCCGGCGGGCGAGCTGGTGGGCCTGCTGGAGATGCCCCTGGCCACGTCCACGGTGGGCGGCGCGGCGCGGAGCCATCCGGGCGTGCAGCGGGCACTGAAGCTGGCGCGGGTGACGAGCGCGGTGGACCTGGCGGGCGTGGCCGCGGCGGCGGGACTGGCCACCAACCTGGCGGCGCTCAAGGCGCTGTCCACCGAGGGCATCCAGAAGGGCCACATGGCGCTGCACGCGCGGCGCGTGGCCGCGGAGGCGGGCGCCCAGGGCGAGCTGGTGGAGATCGTCGCCGAGCGGCTGGCGCGCGAGCGTGTCTACCGGCCCGAGCGTGCACGGGAGATCCTCGCCGAGGAGGCCGGGCGCAAGGGGACCGTGCGATGAAGACGATGCGTGTCGCGGTGGTGGGCGGCGGAATCGGGGGGCTGACGGCCGCCGGGCTCCTGGCGAAGGAGGGCCACGACGTCACGCTCTTCGAGGGAAGCCCCTCCCTCGGAGGAAAAGCGCAGTGCGTGCGGGTGGACGGGCTCCGGCTGGACACCGGACCCACGCTGCTCACGCTGCCGGACGTGGTCAAGGGGCTGTTCGAGCGATTGGGTGGTGCGGATCTGTTGCCGCCCATCTCCGAGCTGGAGCCCCAGTGCACCTACCGCTTCGCGGACGGGTGCGGTTTCGTGGCGTACAAGGACCTGGAGCGCACGGCCCAGAGCGCGGGCGAGCTGCGGCCGAGTGAGCGTCACGGCGTGCATGGCTTCTACGCGGAGGCCGAGGCCATCTGGCGCGCCGCGGGCGAGCCGTACCTGGAGGCGCCCTTCGAGGGCATGGCCGGCTTCATGACGCGGGTGGCGCGGCGGGGCGTGACGGCGATGGCCAAGGGGATGAAGCTGGCCACGCTGGACGAGCTGGCGCGGGCCCACTTCAAGACGGACCACATGCAACAGTTCGCCGGCCGCTTCGCCACGTACGCGGGGGCCTCGCCCTACGAGGCGAGCGCGGCCTACGCCCTCATTCCCCACATCGAGCGCGCGTATGGCGTGCACCACGTGCGGGGCGGCATCGGCGCGCTGGTGGACGCGCTGGGCGCGGCGGTGAAGCGCCAGGGCGTGAAGGTGCACCTCAACGTGCGGGTGGGCTACACGCGCGACGCGCGGGGCTACCGGGTGGGGCCTCCGGGCGGCGAGGAGCGCTTCGACTCGGTGGTGGTGAACGCGGACCCGCTGGACACGCTGGGGCGGGGAAGCGAGCCGCTGTCGCTGTCGGGCTACGTGCTGCTGCTGGAGGTGGATGGCCGCCCCGCGCTGCCGCACCACACCGTGCTCTTCGGCCGGGACTACCGCCGCGAGTTCGACGAGCTCTTCGGGGGCCAGCTGGCCAATGACCCGACGGTGTACTTCTGCAACCCCTCGGCGACGGACCCGACGGTGGCGCCGCCGGACAAGACGGGCCTCTTCGTCATGGTGAATGCCCCGGCGCTGCCTCGCGAGCCGGGGGCGTATGCGCAGGCGGCGGCCGCGTGGGAGCTGCAGGCCGAGCGGGTGAAGACGCAGATGTTCGACAAGCTGCTGGCGCACTACCCGGAGCTGCGCGGGCGCATGCGGGTGGTGGGGCAGCGTACGCCGGTGGACCTGGCGGCCCTGGGGGCGCCGGGCGGCTCCATCTACGGCTTCCTGCCGCACGGGAAGTTCGGCCCGTTCCGCCGTCCGCGCATCCGGGGGGGGACGCCGGGGCTCTTCTTCGCGGGCGGAGGCACGCACCCGGGCGGCGGGGTTCCGCTGGTGATGCTGTCGGGCCGCTTCGCCGCGGAGATGGCGTCCGAGCACCTGCGGAGGAGCGCATGAGGCGCCTGGAGCTCGCCGTCCCGGGGACGTCGAAGGGGTACGCCTGGCGGGACGCGCTGCCGGCGCTGCCGGACACCTCGGGGGCGTACCGCTGGTTCTACGCCGACGTGACGGCGGGCGAGTACAGCGCGGTGTGCATCTTCATGGTGGGCTCGCTCTTCTCTCCACGCTACTCGGCGGGGGTGAAGCGGGGCGCGCTGCCGCTGGAGCACTGCGCGGTGAACTTCGCGCTGTACCACCGGAGCACGCGCCGGTGCTGGGTGCTGAGCGAGTACCCGCACGCGGCGGTGCGGGTGCAGCGGGGAGGGCGTGCGCTGAGCATCGGCCGCTCGCTGCTGGAGTACGGGCTGGACGGCACGGTGCGCATGGAGGTGGAGGAGCGGTGCGCGCCCTTCGGTGGGCCGCTGCGGGCGCGGCTGGAGCTGGAGCCCCAGGTGACGGCGGCGGACGAGGTGCAGCTGGTGCCGGGGCTGCCGCACTATTGGCGGGCACTGGCGCCCCGGGCGAAGGCGCGGCTGGAAGTGTCCTCCGAGGGCGTGGTGGCGGAGGGAATCGGCTACCACGACACCAACCATGGCGAGGAGCTGCTGGGCGCGCGGTTGCCGGGGTGGCACTGGGCGCGGGTGCACGGGCCGGAGGAGACGGTGGTGGACTACCACCTGCCGGGCGGGGTGGCGCCGCTGCGGGTGACGGCGGGCGCGTTGGGCACGAAGTCCGAGCGGAGGCCGCTGCTGGCGGAGGCGCGCGACACGAGCCTGACGGGCTGGGGCCTGCGCGTGCCGGCGCGGCTGTACGCGGGCAACGAGGCGGTGGGCGAGCCGCGGCTGTTGGAGTCCTCGCCCTTCTACGCACGGGTGGAGGCGCGGCGGGACGGGGTGGACGTGATGGGGGAGGTGGCGGACTTCCGCCGTTTCCACTCGCCCTTCATCCGGTGGATGGCGCACTTCCGCACGCGCGTGGAGCGTGGGGCATGAAGGCGCTGGTGGCCATGGGCCTGGGGTGGGTGGTGCTCGCGGGAGGCTTCAGCGCGGTGGCGCTGGGGCGCCTGCTGAGCCAGCGCCGCCGTGCGCCCGGGTCCACGCGGGTGCCGGTGCTGCTGCTGCGGCCGGTGGACGCGCCCACGGAGCGGGAGTTGGAGAACCTGTCGAGGCCCATCGACTACGCGGGGCCGCTGACGCACGTGGTGCTCTCGCCCCAGCGGCCGCGGCTGCCCGAGGACATGCTGTGGCTGCGCAGCGAGCCGGTGGCGCCGAACCGGAAGGTGGGGCACCTGCTGTACGCGCTGGAGAAGCTGCCGCGGGACGGGCGGGTGGTGCTGGTGGTGGACGCGGACGTGGCGGTGACGGGCGCGCTGGTGGAGGGCCTGGCGGCACCGGTGGAGGCGGGCGCGGCGCTGAGCACGGCGGTGCCGACGCCGGTGGGCGAGCGTTCGCTGGCGGACCGGGCGGTGGCGGGGCTGCTGCGCCGCACGCACCACAGCTTCCGGGCGCTGCACGTGATGAGCGCGGGGGCCAAGGCGGTGTGTGGCAAGGCGCTCGGGTTGGGCCCCCGGGCGATGGAGGAGCTGCGGGCGCTGGAGGACCACATCGGCGAGGACCTGGAGCTGTCCAAGCG
The sequence above is drawn from the Archangium gephyra genome and encodes:
- a CDS encoding phytoene/squalene synthase family protein yields the protein MKKSDNTLVVRGYEMAERVTRFHAKSFFFASFMLFGMRRKAAFALYAYCRRLDDMVDVADGADRGAVPEDLGERLIRARRAVAELFVDSPELGDPRMPPPATRASGGDGPWDPAEFAALQDVIRRFRVPEQPMQDLISGMEMDLTKRRYESWAELDLYCYRVAGVVGLMMAPMLGCSAEWALGPAADLGRAMQLTNILRDVKEDLDRDRVYLPREELAAFGLTVDDLRAGVVDDRWRGFMRFQIDRARAYYARAAAGIPALTGFGCQRMVKLMGSIYGDILRVIEQNDYDVFKGRLSVPGKRKLALASTILVRPAAVLPAPPTPEVSVPLLPRGVTTGVRL
- a CDS encoding hydroxymethylglutaryl-CoA reductase, degradative; its protein translation is MSDDKVQTLKVKRSSRLSGFYRQTPESRRTRLVESRWLAPEEAEACAGLGGFDEACADAMVENVIGLHGLPLGVALNFVVNAQDRLLPMAVEEPSIIAAASYAARLCAEGGGFSVSWDEPITTAQVQLLEVPSLTAAETVLRTRAPELLAEANACMGAMCARGGGARELEVRVLDATTLVVHVHVDTRDAMGANLVNGLAERMAPRLAALTGGRVGLKILTNLADRRKVYVRTTVPASALASEGFPDGTAVRDAILEAQLFAEMDPYRAVTHNKGVMNGVDAVLVACGNDWRAVEAGAHAYAARSGVYRPLTSWKQGPAGELVGLLEMPLATSTVGGAARSHPGVQRALKLARVTSAVDLAGVAAAAGLATNLAALKALSTEGIQKGHMALHARRVAAEAGAQGELVEIVAERLARERVYRPERAREILAEEAGRKGTVR
- a CDS encoding phytoene desaturase family protein, giving the protein MKTMRVAVVGGGIGGLTAAGLLAKEGHDVTLFEGSPSLGGKAQCVRVDGLRLDTGPTLLTLPDVVKGLFERLGGADLLPPISELEPQCTYRFADGCGFVAYKDLERTAQSAGELRPSERHGVHGFYAEAEAIWRAAGEPYLEAPFEGMAGFMTRVARRGVTAMAKGMKLATLDELARAHFKTDHMQQFAGRFATYAGASPYEASAAYALIPHIERAYGVHHVRGGIGALVDALGAAVKRQGVKVHLNVRVGYTRDARGYRVGPPGGEERFDSVVVNADPLDTLGRGSEPLSLSGYVLLLEVDGRPALPHHTVLFGRDYRREFDELFGGQLANDPTVYFCNPSATDPTVAPPDKTGLFVMVNAPALPREPGAYAQAAAAWELQAERVKTQMFDKLLAHYPELRGRMRVVGQRTPVDLAALGAPGGSIYGFLPHGKFGPFRRPRIRGGTPGLFFAGGGTHPGGGVPLVMLSGRFAAEMASEHLRRSA
- a CDS encoding hydroxyneurosporene synthase (CrtC), giving the protein MRRLELAVPGTSKGYAWRDALPALPDTSGAYRWFYADVTAGEYSAVCIFMVGSLFSPRYSAGVKRGALPLEHCAVNFALYHRSTRRCWVLSEYPHAAVRVQRGGRALSIGRSLLEYGLDGTVRMEVEERCAPFGGPLRARLELEPQVTAADEVQLVPGLPHYWRALAPRAKARLEVSSEGVVAEGIGYHDTNHGEELLGARLPGWHWARVHGPEETVVDYHLPGGVAPLRVTAGALGTKSERRPLLAEARDTSLTGWGLRVPARLYAGNEAVGEPRLLESSPFYARVEARRDGVDVMGEVADFRRFHSPFIRWMAHFRTRVERGA
- a CDS encoding glycosyltransferase, which produces MKALVAMGLGWVVLAGGFSAVALGRLLSQRRRAPGSTRVPVLLLRPVDAPTERELENLSRPIDYAGPLTHVVLSPQRPRLPEDMLWLRSEPVAPNRKVGHLLYALEKLPRDGRVVLVVDADVAVTGALVEGLAAPVEAGAALSTAVPTPVGERSLADRAVAGLLRRTHHSFRALHVMSAGAKAVCGKALGLGPRAMEELRALEDHIGEDLELSKRLHAKGLEVELCEVPALVPMAPGTWSAALERFTRWMQVLGSHRPGLYPTVPLLFTPTWPLLALGFFTGSMWLSAGVAGLLMVRTLLSWRLTVLSTPLPPGEGRGEGIGSTPPAPVPWDWLLGEALLLAAFMTSLVRPSRVTWRGRTYALHSGGRMSPELSGGRG